Part of the Caulifigura coniformis genome, CGGGCATTTCGTCCGGCGCAAACCCCTTCAGGCCGGCTTTCGTCACGGCCCGGGCGCATTCGACGTCGCGCTTCTGGAAGCCGATCAGGTACATGGCCGGCGAATCGGGACGCGTGGCGGGCGTGATGTTCGGCAGCGATGCCAGCAGTTCGCCCGCTGTCACCTGGAAGTTGTCGGCTCCGCATTTGACGACGCCGTCATAGGCTTCGACCCACGTTCCCTCCGGGCCCATTTCCGGAGCGTAGACGAGCGAATAGAGCACCGTTTCCCGGTTCCGCAGATGGAGCATGACGGCGTAGCCGTTGCCCGTGTGGTCGCGGAACTGCTTGGTGCCGTCGATCGGGTCGAGGGAAATCACGAGGGGCGATTCGGTCGCAAACGCGGCGAGGTCGCCCGTCGTCTCTTCCGCCTCGATCCGGCAGGATTTCAGAACAGGGGCGGCGTCGCGCAGCCCGGCGACCAGGAGTTCCTGCACGGTCAAATCGGCCAGGGTCAGGGCGTCGGTATTGGCGTTGCCCGAGTGCTTGCCGGTCAGGGCGATGTTGAACTGGCGAAGCCGTTTGGCAATCGCACCGGCCCAGCGCATGAGCGGCGGCGCATGCTGCCGCAGCGCGGCAATCACAGGTTCAGCGGACATGAGAGAGCTCGAAAAAGTGTGGAACGACGCATCGTAACAGGCGGAACGGCGGGCGAGAAATCGTCTGCCAGAACCGCGACCAGGACACGCCGTCTGATTCCCACCAATCCAGGCTGATCTCAGGGCGAACAGGCCGCCCGGCGGCGGGGAGTCGACCGCGGTCGCAAGTTCAGACGAGAAACGACTTCCATCCAATGCTTCAAGGCGCTTCGAGGCGGCACAAGAGTTTCAGCGATTTGCCGGGGAATCAACGTTGTCGGCGGACAGAAACAATCCATTACGGGGTACTCGATCCATTTTCGAATGGCGAGGTGAGCGATGACGACTTCACTCTTCCATGAGCGGGCACAGCACCGCGTCTTCCTTGGGTTCTACATCCATCTGGCCGCGTTCATCCTCGTCACCGGGGGGTTGGCCGGCATGAACTTCGCCCGGAATCCCGATCGCCCGTGGTTGCTCTGGGTGGTCGCGGGATGGGGCATTGGACTGATCGTGCACGGTCTGTTGACCTACCTGCCGGAGCCGCGGGAGCGCGCGGTGCACCGCATCGCGACGCGAATGGAGCGGCGTGAAGAGCGCCGCCACATACGGGGACACTGAAGCAATGGCTCCGAAAGGCGGACCGCACAAGGCTGCGCCCTCCCTGTTGCTCATCGCAGGGAGGGCTATCTTTTTCCAGGAACGTCGAGGATAGTGGTGCATGTCATCGCCGGGAAACCGGGAGGACGGGGTTCAGCGGACGACGTTCGCCGG contains:
- a CDS encoding inositol monophosphatase family protein; the protein is MSAEPVIAALRQHAPPLMRWAGAIAKRLRQFNIALTGKHSGNANTDALTLADLTVQELLVAGLRDAAPVLKSCRIEAEETTGDLAAFATESPLVISLDPIDGTKQFRDHTGNGYAVMLHLRNRETVLYSLVYAPEMGPEGTWVEAYDGVVKCGADNFQVTAGELLASLPNITPATRPDSPAMYLIGFQKRDVECARAVTKAGLKGFAPDEMPGSIYPLLATGDFGGSLIHSPNIYDFPVSLHIARVLGGDAVWVHNGQPVNFDEMWMDDRADMLRLPGIVACAVNRSSLKTLCELAKDWNPVRYVD
- a CDS encoding 2TM domain-containing protein; this encodes MTTSLFHERAQHRVFLGFYIHLAAFILVTGGLAGMNFARNPDRPWLLWVVAGWGIGLIVHGLLTYLPEPRERAVHRIATRMERREERRHIRGH